A stretch of the Rhodothermales bacterium genome encodes the following:
- a CDS encoding T9SS type A sorting domain-containing protein, translated as MKTTLPIVLLLSFAFGNFVSFSQDIAADVPFVAVPDLLDGTNPPHFLIARSAPAPGETFTDNHFGQKLACVTERNNIRSRHEYARFDPFSSDGSKIILDPDTRWRIYGTNSYPYNSSGNLIATIDLEEPRWDPQDPGVIWGLYDFSIRTVNVSTQETTVIKDFSQDPVLGPIIAQENVFRITTRDEGESSKDKRYWALFLQGDDVVDYVERYIFTWDRELDTIIGLYEVQPNEVDVDWVGMSPLGNWVIIGGDPGNGGNLDGMVVANRELTQFRGLGNIGHSDVALTLDDKEVVVGQNTATDNIDLIPLDPAYARMELVRLYYDSASQFGLQSGAHVSCNTDGFCVISTYIEPGLPEKNWLDRSIILVKLDRQNPAGYYLAKVYGTTDAYYEETHATISNDGKSVVWASNWSMNVGQEDLFMMRLEMPSNWKQSLVGADEPKSEVPGSFRLMQNAPNPFNPTTTIRYSVSRNGPATIRVFDLLGNEVSEVVSGDHLAGDYQVEFGASSRVGSGSLSSGVYLYQLRTNEFLETKKMVLLK; from the coding sequence ATGAAAACCACGCTGCCTATAGTCTTGTTGCTATCCTTTGCATTTGGCAACTTCGTCTCGTTCTCACAGGACATTGCGGCTGACGTTCCGTTTGTCGCCGTACCCGATTTACTCGACGGAACCAATCCGCCGCACTTTCTGATAGCTCGCAGCGCGCCCGCGCCCGGAGAAACATTCACGGACAACCACTTTGGTCAGAAACTCGCCTGCGTTACCGAACGGAATAACATCCGCAGCCGACACGAGTACGCTCGCTTCGACCCCTTCAGTAGCGACGGGAGCAAGATCATCCTCGACCCTGACACGCGCTGGCGCATCTACGGCACAAATTCGTATCCGTACAATTCTTCCGGCAATTTGATTGCGACCATCGATCTCGAGGAGCCACGCTGGGACCCACAAGATCCGGGTGTGATATGGGGACTCTATGACTTCTCGATACGAACCGTCAATGTCTCAACACAGGAGACGACGGTCATCAAGGACTTCTCGCAGGATCCCGTTCTCGGCCCCATCATTGCACAGGAGAATGTCTTCCGGATTACGACGAGAGACGAGGGGGAATCGTCAAAGGACAAGCGCTACTGGGCGCTGTTTCTGCAGGGTGACGACGTGGTCGATTACGTCGAAAGGTACATCTTTACGTGGGACCGCGAACTCGACACCATCATCGGATTGTACGAGGTACAGCCCAACGAGGTTGACGTAGACTGGGTCGGGATGTCTCCGCTTGGCAACTGGGTTATCATCGGCGGTGACCCTGGAAACGGCGGCAACCTGGATGGCATGGTCGTCGCTAACAGAGAACTCACGCAGTTTCGCGGCCTCGGAAATATCGGGCACTCGGATGTGGCGCTGACGCTAGATGACAAGGAGGTGGTTGTCGGTCAGAATACGGCCACGGACAATATCGATTTGATTCCCCTGGATCCGGCCTACGCTCGCATGGAGCTGGTGCGTCTTTACTACGACAGCGCCTCTCAGTTTGGACTCCAGTCCGGCGCGCATGTGTCGTGTAACACGGATGGTTTCTGTGTGATATCGACCTACATCGAGCCCGGCCTGCCGGAGAAGAACTGGCTAGACCGCAGCATCATACTGGTGAAACTCGATCGACAGAATCCGGCGGGATACTACCTGGCGAAAGTGTACGGAACCACTGATGCGTATTACGAAGAGACGCATGCCACCATATCTAATGACGGGAAGAGCGTCGTCTGGGCATCGAACTGGAGCATGAACGTCGGTCAGGAAGATCTATTCATGATGCGGCTGGAGATGCCCTCGAACTGGAAGCAGTCGCTCGTCGGCGCGGATGAGCCGAAGTCGGAGGTGCCCGGAAGCTTCAGACTTATGCAGAACGCACCCAATCCATTCAACCCCACTACCACGATACGATACTCGGTTTCACGAAACGGACCCGCGACGATACGTGTCTTCGACCTGTTGGGCAACGAGGTCAGTGAGGTTGTGAGCGGCGACCATCTGGCGGGTGACTACCAGGTGGAGTTCGGCGCGAGCTCGCGCGTGGGTAGCGGTTCACTGTCGAGTGGAGTGTATCTCTATCAACTGAGGACCAACGAATTTCTGGAAACGAAGAAGATGGTCCTCCTCAAGTAG
- a CDS encoding tetratricopeptide repeat protein, which yields MRIVAVTLTLLAVSAISASAQNAWSLTTEAAAQYSAGNSAEAASLLKRSLRFDSTLIDTYLLLGQVYLYADSLDLADSILKSALRRERSEPRVYHLLGAIAFQQGRYRNSIQHFQQVLGLEDSPTARQSLSMAHLNRGVELFQNGRSQSSLRHFESALEADPSNLQAHRNAVVVLLKLGRREAAEREATEALRKSRGDKELLGMLVELRQQQKDFPGALVAAQELYKYHPNDIDVGLHLAYLYRFNNRGDESFGVYESLLRLAPRERRIYDDLADLHAVRSQYLEAIDVYERLAVLAPQDVSVRQAIAGLYVELGDHAAARKEYRLTLGHGHSDIEVYHRIAETYLEEDRLEEAADTFREAIDRFPSDRSLYVALGSVCEDLDASRSVEVYEQMIEGRPSDPHPHVRLGVMYAGEDSTRIRSERHLRTAIELGSKDPAPHHALAISVAQRGDTTRAILYEREAITRALQHVLRFRNRLVGELGGGRQIPTRTQLTNIEASADSLGASEKVLRESLDSFLHLGSTDQREADLQELADTFPDATILVEYQGRLLEQGGWIDEAEATYMRLLQAEPGNNYAQFALARIWEKAGSTQKALRAYQRALVLDDENQDVYYRLIELCELDGRLDKLADEWLIQARRTPGNHVLLRNLARLLEEEDRTSDLEYVRALIDNLEQAE from the coding sequence ATGAGAATTGTCGCCGTAACTCTAACGCTGCTTGCCGTCTCGGCGATCAGTGCCTCAGCGCAAAATGCTTGGTCCCTGACGACGGAAGCTGCGGCGCAATACAGCGCTGGCAATTCGGCAGAGGCTGCTTCTCTACTGAAGCGTTCTCTCCGTTTTGACTCGACACTGATCGACACCTACCTGCTGCTCGGCCAAGTATATCTGTACGCCGATTCGTTGGATCTGGCCGACTCGATTCTAAAGAGTGCCTTGCGACGCGAAAGGAGCGAGCCGAGAGTCTATCACCTTCTTGGGGCGATCGCATTTCAGCAAGGCCGCTACCGCAACAGCATCCAGCACTTCCAGCAGGTCCTGGGCCTGGAAGACAGTCCGACGGCGAGACAGTCGCTCTCGATGGCCCACCTCAACCGAGGTGTGGAGCTCTTTCAGAACGGCCGGTCGCAGTCGTCGCTTCGGCACTTCGAGTCCGCTCTGGAGGCTGACCCGTCTAATCTGCAGGCGCATCGCAATGCAGTAGTCGTACTCTTGAAACTGGGCCGACGTGAAGCGGCGGAGCGAGAAGCGACGGAAGCTCTCCGAAAGAGTCGCGGCGACAAGGAACTACTCGGCATGCTGGTGGAGTTGCGGCAGCAGCAGAAGGACTTTCCTGGCGCGCTGGTGGCCGCACAAGAGCTCTACAAGTATCACCCGAACGACATCGATGTCGGATTGCATCTCGCTTATCTGTACCGGTTCAACAATAGGGGTGACGAATCTTTCGGTGTCTATGAGTCCCTTCTGCGCCTGGCACCGCGCGAGAGGCGGATCTACGATGATCTTGCTGATCTGCATGCTGTGAGGTCTCAGTACCTCGAAGCCATCGACGTTTATGAGCGTCTGGCTGTCTTGGCGCCACAAGACGTGTCCGTCCGACAGGCCATCGCGGGTCTTTACGTCGAACTAGGGGACCACGCAGCTGCGAGGAAGGAATACCGACTTACCCTGGGTCATGGTCATTCGGATATCGAAGTCTATCACCGGATCGCCGAGACCTACCTCGAAGAGGATCGCCTCGAAGAAGCTGCTGACACTTTTCGGGAGGCCATCGACAGGTTTCCTTCGGATCGATCATTGTATGTTGCGTTGGGTAGCGTGTGCGAGGACCTTGACGCGAGTAGGTCCGTCGAGGTCTACGAACAAATGATCGAGGGCAGGCCTTCCGATCCCCACCCTCACGTCCGCCTTGGGGTCATGTACGCGGGGGAGGACTCTACTCGGATACGCTCTGAACGTCATTTGCGGACGGCCATCGAACTGGGATCGAAAGATCCCGCACCTCATCACGCTCTTGCCATTTCGGTAGCGCAACGGGGAGACACGACCAGAGCAATACTGTACGAACGCGAAGCGATAACGCGCGCGCTTCAACACGTACTTCGTTTTCGGAATCGCCTCGTTGGAGAGCTTGGCGGGGGACGCCAGATCCCTACGAGAACGCAACTAACAAACATCGAAGCTTCTGCGGACTCACTGGGTGCGTCTGAGAAGGTTCTTAGAGAGAGCCTGGATTCGTTCTTGCACCTGGGTTCCACGGATCAGCGGGAGGCCGATCTTCAAGAACTCGCCGACACCTTCCCCGATGCGACCATACTAGTAGAGTATCAAGGCCGGCTTCTCGAGCAGGGAGGCTGGATCGACGAAGCCGAGGCGACATATATGCGCCTTCTTCAGGCGGAGCCGGGTAACAACTACGCTCAGTTCGCTTTGGCCCGAATTTGGGAGAAGGCTGGCTCTACGCAGAAGGCGCTACGCGCATATCAGAGAGCACTTGTCCTCGATGACGAAAACCAAGACGTCTACTACAGACTCATCGAGTTGTGTGAACTCGATGGTCGACTGGACAAGCTCGCAGACGAATGGCTGATTCAGGCTCGGCGCACACCAGGGAATCACGTTCTCCTTAGGAACCTGGCCAGGCTACTCGAGGAGGAGGATCGCACGTCTGATCTCGAGTACGTCCGTGCACTCATCGACAACCTTGAGCAGGCAGAGTAG
- a CDS encoding glycoside hydrolase, end-alpha-1,4-polygalactosaminidase, which yields MKATPASVPVVLIALILLASCDSENPTDDDGTLRPPMSLQDVEFWGYQIQDVAATGAVDALVASRYDMLVLEPTRTDWSSEDKSFDTAAMVARIKQSAASDGEHRKLVIAYIDIGEAEDWRWYWTWSTDWDCQGQPPGDWPEYILICDPDGWGGNYPVAYWDAAWKDIIIYGRNQDSTPHGDYTSVIDEAIRSGFDGIYLDWVEGFENVDVVARAELDGKDAATEMIQFIAEMRTYARARVPGFLIIQQNAAELIDSRPALVPEIDAIAQEGIWYDGDATDDWNDPDGHDWVNDADLVDYYLDHLQDYTNAGLPVFNCEYALSRSADAYSLSRQHGFIPYVTRRSLGRLTTTPPPSY from the coding sequence ATGAAAGCTACACCCGCGTCCGTGCCAGTTGTGTTGATCGCTCTGATTCTCCTGGCATCCTGTGACAGTGAGAATCCGACAGATGATGACGGCACCCTGAGACCGCCGATGTCTCTTCAGGATGTTGAGTTCTGGGGCTATCAGATTCAGGACGTCGCCGCTACAGGTGCCGTTGATGCGCTCGTCGCGTCCAGATACGACATGCTCGTTCTTGAACCGACGAGAACGGACTGGTCTTCGGAAGACAAATCATTTGACACGGCCGCCATGGTCGCTCGAATAAAGCAGTCGGCTGCCAGCGACGGCGAGCACAGAAAGCTGGTCATCGCCTACATAGATATCGGCGAAGCCGAGGACTGGCGCTGGTACTGGACATGGTCGACGGACTGGGACTGTCAGGGGCAACCTCCTGGCGACTGGCCGGAATACATACTGATATGCGATCCGGATGGTTGGGGTGGCAACTACCCCGTCGCATACTGGGATGCGGCGTGGAAGGACATCATTATCTACGGTCGGAATCAGGACAGTACACCCCACGGTGACTACACAAGCGTAATAGACGAGGCAATTAGATCCGGTTTTGACGGCATTTATCTCGATTGGGTAGAGGGATTCGAGAACGTAGATGTCGTGGCACGCGCGGAGCTCGACGGTAAGGACGCTGCGACCGAAATGATCCAGTTCATTGCAGAGATGAGAACGTATGCCCGAGCACGCGTCCCCGGCTTTCTGATCATCCAGCAGAATGCGGCTGAGCTAATCGATAGCCGACCGGCACTGGTTCCCGAAATCGATGCGATTGCGCAGGAGGGAATCTGGTACGACGGCGACGCGACGGACGACTGGAACGATCCTGACGGACACGACTGGGTGAACGATGCCGACCTCGTCGACTACTACCTGGATCACCTCCAGGATTACACGAACGCCGGGCTGCCCGTTTTCAATTGCGAGTACGCATTGTCGCGGTCCGCAGATGCCTACAGTCTGTCGCGGCAGCACGGGTTCATCCCCTACGTCACCCGAAGATCGCTGGGCCGGCTGACCACTACTCCGCCACCCAGTTATTAA